A genomic window from Flavobacterium sp. I3-2 includes:
- a CDS encoding type I restriction endonuclease subunit R produces the protein MATQYNEQALESLIEKSLTGYCLEELKAESISIDRVQELQKQYLKGTGYYIGAPSNFDKKYALDTARFWDFLEETQPKEVEKLKVSSDWKLKILERFDRKVKKDGILKLLKKGLEVDNAHFTLFYEAPSASSAESIKDNFNKNQFSVTRQLRYSTVNPGEEIDMVLFVNGIPLATMELKNAWTHQTAAVHGIEQYKKSRDNSQPLLQFGRCLVHFAVDTDEVYMTTKLDGTNTFFLPFNKGNNFGKGNPINPIGHRTAYLWEEIFTKTSWASIIQHFMLLEGSEKDPLSKKFYIFPRYHQLEVVKNLMADVKENGVGKTYLIQHSAGSGKSNSITWAAFQLIEIEDENQRPMFDSVIVVTDRRILDKQLRDNIKSFSDIKNIIGAAFSSKDLKLSLESGKRIIITTIQKFPHIVKDIDEMGDKRFAIIIDEAHSSQGGTAADQMNQVLGKLVANEEGEVDAQDLIINAMQARKMRSNASYFAFTATPKNSTLERFGTQQADGSFKPFHLYTMKQAIEEKFILDVLANYTTYKSYYHLQKSIEDNPEFNTKKAQKKLKAFVERDKRTIKAKAEIMLDHFMEQVVNKKLLKGKAKGMVVTQSIESAIRYYDELKALLKERGNPFKIIIAFSGEKNVEGNELTEAKMNGFAETETKDQFNTDEYRLLVVANKYLTGFDQPKLTTMYVDKKLQGVLCVQALSRLNRSADKLGKRTESLFVLDFFNDSADIKASFDPFYTATTLSSATDVNVLHDLKDALDDSAIYEWSEVEEFNTLFFKGASADELSPIIGNAEDRFNELLDLSEDKKADLKIKAKHFVKVYGQLAAIISFENMNWEKLFWFLKFLIPKMIVKKAEADALDELLNSVDLSTYGIERVRLNETLVLDREESQLDPANSNPRGAHSDDENDLLENIINDFNTRWFADWDATNEDKRQFFQTFVEKIQEHPDYESKYLNNNDTYTRELAYDKIMEQVALSMRKLQLDFAKQWMDTHFKQDFKSGTQRFLR, from the coding sequence ATGGCAACACAATATAACGAACAAGCTTTAGAATCGTTAATCGAAAAATCGTTAACGGGCTATTGTTTAGAAGAACTAAAAGCTGAAAGTATATCCATTGATCGTGTACAAGAGCTTCAAAAACAATATTTAAAAGGAACAGGTTATTACATAGGTGCTCCTTCAAATTTTGATAAAAAGTACGCATTAGATACAGCACGTTTTTGGGATTTTCTCGAAGAAACACAACCAAAAGAAGTTGAAAAACTAAAAGTTTCAAGCGATTGGAAATTAAAGATATTAGAACGCTTTGACCGTAAAGTAAAGAAAGATGGTATTTTAAAACTTCTTAAAAAAGGGTTAGAAGTAGATAACGCCCATTTTACGTTATTTTATGAAGCACCTAGTGCAAGTAGTGCCGAATCTATTAAAGATAACTTTAATAAAAACCAGTTTTCAGTAACACGGCAATTGCGTTATTCAACGGTGAATCCAGGCGAAGAAATTGATATGGTGCTTTTTGTAAATGGTATTCCATTAGCTACCATGGAATTGAAAAACGCTTGGACGCATCAAACGGCAGCGGTTCATGGTATTGAGCAATATAAAAAGTCACGAGATAACAGTCAACCCTTATTACAGTTCGGTCGTTGTTTGGTACACTTTGCTGTAGATACCGATGAGGTTTATATGACCACTAAATTAGACGGTACCAATACGTTTTTCTTACCATTCAACAAAGGAAACAATTTCGGTAAAGGCAATCCTATAAACCCTATTGGGCACAGAACGGCCTATTTGTGGGAAGAAATTTTTACCAAAACCTCTTGGGCAAGCATCATTCAACATTTTATGTTGTTAGAGGGCAGTGAAAAAGATCCTCTATCTAAAAAGTTTTATATTTTTCCGCGATACCATCAGTTAGAAGTGGTTAAAAATTTAATGGCAGATGTAAAGGAAAACGGTGTTGGTAAAACCTACTTAATTCAACATTCTGCCGGTTCTGGCAAGTCGAATTCCATTACGTGGGCAGCCTTTCAATTAATTGAAATTGAAGATGAAAACCAACGCCCTATGTTTGATTCGGTGATTGTAGTAACCGATCGTAGAATTTTAGACAAGCAACTACGTGACAACATCAAAAGTTTCTCTGATATTAAAAACATTATTGGTGCAGCCTTTTCTTCTAAAGATTTAAAACTTTCGTTAGAATCAGGTAAACGTATCATTATTACAACCATACAAAAATTCCCACACATCGTAAAGGATATCGATGAAATGGGCGACAAGCGTTTTGCTATTATTATCGATGAAGCACACAGCAGCCAAGGCGGTACTGCTGCCGACCAAATGAATCAAGTATTAGGTAAATTGGTCGCGAATGAAGAAGGCGAGGTAGACGCGCAAGATCTAATCATAAATGCCATGCAAGCACGTAAAATGCGTAGCAATGCCTCGTATTTTGCTTTTACGGCTACACCTAAAAACAGTACCTTAGAACGCTTTGGTACGCAACAAGCCGATGGTTCATTCAAGCCGTTTCATTTATATACCATGAAACAAGCCATTGAAGAAAAGTTTATTTTAGATGTATTAGCCAATTACACTACGTATAAAAGCTACTACCATTTACAAAAATCAATTGAAGACAATCCTGAATTCAATACCAAGAAAGCACAAAAAAAGCTAAAAGCATTTGTAGAACGTGACAAACGTACCATAAAAGCAAAAGCGGAAATTATGCTCGACCATTTTATGGAACAGGTGGTAAACAAAAAACTTTTAAAAGGCAAAGCCAAAGGTATGGTAGTAACGCAAAGTATAGAATCTGCCATTCGATACTATGATGAACTTAAAGCGTTACTAAAAGAACGTGGCAATCCATTTAAAATCATCATTGCTTTTTCAGGTGAAAAAAACGTGGAAGGTAATGAATTAACTGAGGCTAAAATGAACGGTTTTGCCGAAACCGAAACGAAAGATCAGTTCAATACAGATGAATATCGTTTGTTAGTTGTAGCTAATAAATACCTAACAGGTTTCGATCAACCAAAGCTAACCACCATGTATGTAGATAAAAAGTTACAAGGTGTTTTATGTGTGCAAGCCTTATCTCGTTTAAACCGATCAGCAGATAAATTAGGTAAGCGTACAGAGAGTTTGTTTGTTTTAGATTTCTTTAATGATAGTGCTGATATAAAAGCTTCTTTTGATCCGTTTTATACGGCTACCACATTAAGTAGCGCTACTGATGTAAATGTGTTACATGATTTAAAAGATGCTTTAGACGATTCTGCAATATATGAATGGAGTGAAGTAGAGGAGTTCAATACCTTGTTTTTTAAAGGAGCTTCAGCTGATGAATTAAGCCCTATTATTGGAAATGCAGAAGATCGTTTTAACGAATTACTAGATTTAAGCGAAGACAAAAAAGCCGATCTAAAAATTAAAGCCAAGCATTTTGTAAAAGTGTATGGGCAATTAGCAGCCATCATTTCTTTTGAAAATATGAATTGGGAAAAGTTGTTTTGGTTTTTAAAATTCTTGATCCCTAAAATGATCGTTAAAAAAGCCGAGGCTGACGCATTAGATGAGTTATTGAATAGTGTCGATTTATCTACTTACGGTATTGAGCGTGTACGCTTAAACGAAACCTTGGTATTAGATAGGGAAGAGTCTCAACTCGATCCTGCTAATAGTAATCCACGTGGGGCACATTCCGATGATGAAAACGATTTATTAGAAAACATCATCAACGATTTTAATACCCGTTGGTTTGCCGATTGGGACGCTACAAATGAAGATAAACGCCAGTTTTTCCAAACTTTTGTTGAAAAAATTCAAGAGCACCCTGATTATGAATCAAAATACTTGAATAATAACGATACCTATACGCGCGAGTTGGCCTACGATAAAATTATGGAGCAAGTAGCCCTTTCTATGAGAAAGTTGCAGTTAGATTTTGCAAAACAGTGGATGGACACCCATTTTAAACAAGATTTTAAATCGGGTACGCAACGATTTTTAAGATAA
- a CDS encoding restriction endonuclease subunit S codes for MQKYEHYKDSGIDWIGPIPEHWEVKPGFTVLKERKEKNKGMISNNVLSLSYGKIIEKPVEKLTGLVPENFETYQLVYKGDIIFRPTDLQNDKVSLRTGLSKFNGIITSAYINLQPINTEPKFLHYYLHTTDTNKVIYGLGSGLRQNISFLDFKRFSFVVPPIHEQEAIAKFLDYKTAKIDALVHTKEQQIEKLKELRQAKIHQAVTKGLDANAPTKDSGVDWIGEIPAHWEVKRLKNLFQIVNGATPSSAILSYWGGDITWVTPKDVNNIKYISESERNISISGYKSCGTSLIPKGSIILTTRAPIGKVVIANKELCTNQGCKSLVKINNQNNEFIYSVLDISSKVLNSLGTGTTFMELSNVALKNFQLPIPPIQEQEQIVAYLDEVTGKIDQAIAQKQEQITKLKEYKQSLINDVVTGKVKVC; via the coding sequence ATGCAAAAATACGAACACTATAAAGACAGTGGCATCGACTGGATTGGGCCAATTCCTGAGCATTGGGAGGTAAAGCCTGGTTTTACTGTGTTAAAAGAGAGAAAGGAAAAAAATAAAGGAATGATTTCTAATAATGTACTTTCTCTTTCTTACGGTAAAATTATAGAAAAACCTGTAGAGAAATTAACAGGATTAGTACCCGAAAATTTTGAAACATACCAATTAGTTTATAAAGGTGATATAATCTTTAGACCAACTGATTTACAAAATGATAAAGTTAGTTTAAGAACTGGTTTATCTAAATTTAATGGTATAATTACAAGTGCATATATAAACTTACAGCCTATAAATACAGAGCCAAAATTTTTACATTATTATTTGCATACGACAGATACAAATAAAGTAATATACGGTTTAGGTTCTGGACTTAGACAAAACATTTCTTTTTTAGATTTTAAGAGATTTAGTTTCGTAGTTCCCCCAATCCACGAACAAGAAGCTATTGCAAAATTCTTAGACTATAAAACAGCGAAAATTGATGCGTTGGTACATACCAAAGAGCAACAAATAGAAAAGCTAAAAGAATTGCGTCAAGCAAAAATCCATCAAGCCGTAACCAAAGGTTTAGATGCCAATGCACCTACAAAAGATTCAGGTGTTGATTGGATTGGTGAAATTCCAGCACATTGGGAGGTAAAGAGGTTGAAGAATTTATTTCAAATTGTAAATGGAGCCACACCAAGCTCAGCAATACTAAGTTACTGGGGGGGAGATATTACTTGGGTAACGCCTAAGGATGTTAACAATATAAAGTATATTAGTGAATCAGAAAGAAATATTTCAATAAGTGGTTATAAAAGTTGTGGTACATCGTTAATCCCTAAAGGTTCTATTATTTTGACAACGAGAGCTCCAATTGGTAAAGTTGTAATTGCAAATAAGGAATTATGTACAAATCAAGGTTGTAAGTCTTTAGTTAAAATAAATAATCAAAATAATGAATTTATCTATAGTGTTCTAGATATTTCTAGTAAAGTTTTAAATTCATTAGGTACAGGAACGACTTTTATGGAATTAAGCAATGTAGCTTTAAAAAACTTTCAATTACCAATTCCCCCAATCCAAGAACAAGAACAAATTGTTGCTTATTTGGATGAAGTGACTGGAAAAATAGACCAAGCCATTGCCCAAAAGCAAGAACAAATTACCAAACTAAAAGAATACAAACAAAGCTTAATTAACGACGTGGTAACGGGGAAAGTTAAGGTTTGTTAA
- the rhuM gene encoding RhuM family protein, with product MEQDSNLLIYQTEDGTTKIETRLINETVWLNQAQMAELFQKDRSVISKHISNIFSEGELEENSNVQNLHIANSDKPVKFYNLDVIISVGYRVKSLQGTKFRQWATQRLREYIVKGFTMNDELLKQAGGGNYFDELLARIRDIRSSEKVFWRKILDIYATSIDYDPKAESSQLFFKTVQNKMHYAAHGQTAAEVIFNRISADKPNLGLTTFKGTKPTKEEIKTAKNYLTEDELNILNRVVTAYLEVAELQALNRKPMYMNDWVARLEDFYV from the coding sequence ATGGAACAAGACAGTAATCTTTTAATTTATCAAACGGAAGACGGTACAACTAAAATTGAAACCCGTTTAATTAATGAAACCGTTTGGTTAAATCAAGCGCAAATGGCCGAGCTGTTTCAAAAAGATCGCTCGGTAATTAGTAAGCATATTTCAAACATTTTTTCGGAAGGAGAATTGGAAGAAAATAGCAATGTGCAAAATTTGCACATTGCAAATTCCGATAAGCCTGTAAAGTTTTACAACCTCGATGTTATTATATCAGTTGGTTATCGTGTAAAAAGTTTACAAGGCACTAAATTCCGCCAATGGGCAACCCAACGTTTACGTGAATACATCGTAAAAGGTTTTACCATGAACGATGAGTTATTAAAACAAGCAGGTGGTGGTAATTACTTTGACGAGTTGTTGGCGCGTATTCGTGACATTCGTTCATCTGAAAAAGTATTTTGGCGCAAAATCTTAGATATTTATGCAACCAGTATTGATTACGACCCCAAAGCAGAAAGCTCGCAATTGTTTTTTAAAACCGTTCAAAATAAAATGCATTATGCAGCACATGGACAAACAGCAGCCGAAGTTATTTTTAATCGCATATCGGCAGATAAACCAAATTTAGGCTTAACAACTTTTAAGGGAACTAAGCCCACTAAAGAAGAAATAAAAACGGCTAAAAATTATTTAACCGAAGACGAATTAAATATTTTAAATAGAGTAGTTACAGCGTATTTAGAAGTAGCCGAATTACAAGCCTTAAACCGCAAACCCATGTACATGAACGATTGGGTGGCACGTTTAGAAGATTTTTACGTATGA
- a CDS encoding class I SAM-dependent DNA methyltransferase, with product MTHSSHNKLVSFIWSIADDCLRDVYVRGKYRDIILPFVVLRRIDALLEPTKAEVLEEVRFQREDLNQVELDAKGLESAAGYVFYNTSTWTMEKLRGTATNSQQKLVANFEEYLNGFSSNVKEIIEKFKLAAQIQHMASKDVLLDVLEKFTSPYINLTPFEKNDPEGRKLPALSNLGMGYVFEELIRKFNEENNEEAGEHFTPREVIQLMTTLVFEPLKDRLPSIITIYDPACGSGGMLTESENYLVEESDMKYTGDVYLYGKEINDETYAICKSDMMIKGKDPENIRVGSTLSTNEFSNMKFDFMLSNPPYGKSWATEVKYIKDGKDVIDTRFQFKLKDYWGNWETVDATPRTSDGQLLFLMEMVDKMKPASANKIGSKIASVHNGSSLFTGDAGSGESNIRRYIIENDLLDAIVQLPNNMFYNTGITTYIWLLNNNKPKDRQGYVQLLDANNLYQKLRKNLGSKNCELTNNQIQEVAQAYLDNLEETKDGSDLKIKRFKNSDFGYYKVNIERPKRLRSQFTEEALANLRFDKSLAAPKKMLYETYGEEVYAGLVAEETSIYKRAEKEDWGLNKKQLSKLMEKATWEKPKSLYDAAHQLWKLIGNEAFTDFNTFSALVDDVVKKNKLNLSATDKKAILNTISTYDATAEKVIKKVEKLSGDKLDQLLNKLGCTVDELPFFGYYPTEKPGEFITYETESDLRDSEQISLNEEILTYFKREVIPHVEEAWINLDSVKIGYEISFNKYFYQHTPLRSIEAITADLLALEEQGDGLLAEILKF from the coding sequence ATGACTCATAGTTCCCATAATAAATTAGTTAGTTTCATTTGGTCTATTGCCGATGATTGTTTAAGAGATGTTTACGTAAGAGGTAAGTATCGTGATATCATTTTACCTTTTGTAGTTTTACGTCGTATCGATGCACTTTTAGAACCAACTAAAGCAGAAGTACTAGAAGAAGTTCGCTTTCAAAGAGAAGATTTAAATCAGGTTGAGTTAGATGCTAAAGGACTTGAATCTGCTGCTGGTTATGTGTTTTACAATACATCTACTTGGACCATGGAAAAATTACGTGGTACGGCAACAAACTCACAACAAAAGTTAGTAGCTAATTTTGAAGAATATTTAAACGGATTTTCTTCAAATGTAAAGGAAATTATAGAGAAGTTTAAATTAGCTGCTCAAATTCAACACATGGCTAGTAAAGATGTGTTACTTGATGTTTTAGAAAAATTTACTTCACCATATATCAATTTAACGCCTTTCGAAAAGAATGATCCCGAAGGTAGAAAGCTCCCAGCATTATCCAACCTTGGCATGGGGTATGTTTTTGAAGAATTAATCAGAAAATTTAACGAAGAAAATAACGAAGAGGCTGGAGAGCACTTTACACCTCGTGAAGTAATTCAGCTTATGACAACTTTGGTTTTCGAACCTTTAAAAGATAGGTTGCCAAGTATTATTACCATTTACGATCCAGCTTGTGGAAGTGGTGGAATGCTTACAGAAAGCGAAAATTACTTGGTCGAAGAATCGGACATGAAATACACAGGTGACGTGTATTTGTATGGTAAAGAAATTAATGATGAAACCTACGCCATCTGTAAATCAGATATGATGATTAAAGGGAAAGATCCTGAAAACATCCGAGTAGGTTCTACCTTGAGTACCAATGAATTTTCGAACATGAAATTCGACTTCATGTTATCGAATCCTCCGTACGGAAAATCATGGGCAACCGAGGTTAAATACATCAAAGATGGAAAAGATGTTATTGATACTCGTTTTCAATTTAAATTAAAAGATTATTGGGGTAATTGGGAAACCGTTGATGCTACACCAAGAACTTCTGACGGTCAGTTGTTGTTTTTAATGGAAATGGTGGATAAAATGAAACCTGCTTCTGCTAATAAAATAGGTAGTAAAATTGCATCGGTACACAACGGTTCATCGTTATTTACGGGCGATGCGGGCTCAGGTGAATCTAATATCCGTCGTTATATTATTGAAAACGATTTATTAGACGCCATTGTGCAATTACCAAACAATATGTTTTACAATACGGGTATTACTACGTATATCTGGTTGTTAAACAATAACAAACCTAAAGACCGTCAAGGCTATGTGCAATTATTAGATGCTAATAATTTGTACCAAAAACTGCGTAAAAATTTAGGTTCAAAAAACTGTGAATTAACGAATAATCAAATCCAAGAAGTTGCACAAGCTTATTTGGATAATTTAGAGGAAACGAAAGATGGTTCTGATTTAAAAATAAAACGTTTTAAAAACAGCGACTTTGGTTATTACAAAGTAAACATCGAACGTCCTAAGCGTTTGCGTTCGCAATTTACAGAAGAAGCTTTGGCTAATTTACGTTTCGATAAATCGTTAGCTGCTCCTAAAAAAATGCTTTACGAAACCTATGGTGAAGAAGTGTACGCTGGTTTAGTTGCCGAGGAAACGTCTATTTACAAACGAGCCGAAAAAGAAGATTGGGGTTTAAACAAAAAACAGTTGAGTAAATTAATGGAGAAAGCTACTTGGGAAAAGCCCAAAAGCTTATACGATGCCGCCCATCAACTTTGGAAATTAATCGGTAATGAAGCGTTTACAGACTTCAATACATTTTCTGCTTTAGTAGATGATGTGGTTAAGAAAAACAAACTGAATCTTTCAGCAACTGATAAGAAGGCTATTTTAAACACCATTTCTACTTACGATGCAACAGCTGAAAAAGTAATAAAAAAAGTTGAAAAACTTTCTGGAGATAAGTTAGATCAATTACTTAACAAGTTGGGATGTACGGTAGATGAATTACCTTTCTTTGGATATTATCCAACAGAAAAACCAGGTGAATTTATTACCTATGAAACCGAATCAGACTTACGCGATAGCGAACAAATCTCCCTAAACGAAGAAATTTTAACGTATTTTAAACGCGAAGTAATTCCTCACGTAGAAGAAGCTTGGATCAATTTAGATTCGGTAAAAATTGGGTACGAAATTTCGTTCAACAAATACTTTTACCAACATACACCTTTGCGAAGTATAGAAGCCATTACTGCCGATTTATTAGCCTTAGAGGAACAAGGAGATGGTTTATTGGCTGAAATTTTAAAATTTTAG
- a CDS encoding metallophosphoesterase — MTELFYKNKSIVAFSDTHGIHRKLPYIPADIVIFLGDACTFGNNTQLHDFLEWFSHYPAKHKLFIAGNHELQWLYQPNDFLQAFPKNIIFLDNRAIALEEINFVTVPARIELVKQSKLKLPNKVDFLLTHAPPKGILDSDMDCSNLLKYVLKVQPCYHLFGHIHECRGSTILNNNIHFVNVSI; from the coding sequence ATGACAGAACTATTTTACAAGAATAAATCTATTGTTGCGTTTTCCGATACGCACGGTATACACAGAAAACTACCTTACATACCCGCAGATATTGTAATTTTCTTGGGCGATGCTTGTACTTTTGGAAACAATACACAATTGCATGATTTTTTAGAATGGTTCAGTCATTATCCTGCCAAACATAAACTTTTTATAGCCGGTAATCACGAATTGCAATGGCTGTATCAGCCCAATGATTTTTTACAAGCATTTCCTAAAAACATCATTTTTCTTGATAATAGAGCCATTGCGTTAGAAGAAATTAATTTTGTTACGGTTCCTGCTCGTATAGAACTAGTTAAACAATCCAAATTAAAGCTTCCCAATAAAGTAGATTTTCTTTTAACGCATGCACCACCTAAAGGAATTCTGGATAGTGATATGGACTGTTCAAATTTATTAAAATATGTACTAAAAGTACAGCCCTGCTATCATTTGTTTGGACACATTCATGAATGTAGAGGGAGTACTATATTAAATAACAACATCCATTTTGTAAATGTTTCAATCTAG
- a CDS encoding cyclic-phosphate processing receiver domain-containing protein, whose protein sequence is MKKLYLDDLRPIPTDFVGLRSYTDFVAYITQNGLPNFISFDHDLGLEESGFDCAKWLVNYCLDKKKELPEFTIHSQNPVGKQNIESLLNNFKKRNDRTILQE, encoded by the coding sequence ATGAAAAAATTATACCTAGACGATTTGCGTCCCATTCCTACAGACTTTGTTGGACTTCGGTCGTATACAGACTTTGTTGCATACATCACTCAAAACGGTTTGCCCAATTTTATTTCGTTCGATCATGATTTAGGTTTAGAAGAAAGCGGTTTTGACTGCGCCAAGTGGTTGGTTAATTATTGCTTAGATAAAAAGAAAGAGTTGCCAGAATTTACCATTCATAGCCAGAATCCAGTGGGTAAACAAAATATTGAAAGTCTTTTAAATAATTTTAAAAAACGAAATGACAGAACTATTTTACAAGAATAA
- a CDS encoding PD-(D/E)XK nuclease family protein, producing the protein MNENTDLLSDLLTQTEEVYKNTLIKKNLVLKKLIEDISYKKIKLHHIDYSKLNVIQTKSRLMGFENILIDFEKILEKENALSKEKSIRFNVLDFFRIDETLHSRLLGFFLDKNANHGQGDLFLKKFIENLGYNDYDEGKWNVTVEKQRIDILIERNHPHSVIIIENKSNDAIDQENQIYRYWHRTIYCKNKEECANNDKYKIIYLVANDAKLPSENTLFKPINFPDNLAAVVPLKIERWNFNNEIKCWLEDCLNLIGKENYRLKEYIKQYIEFWN; encoded by the coding sequence ATGAATGAAAATACAGATTTATTATCTGATTTGTTAACTCAAACGGAAGAAGTTTATAAAAATACTTTGATTAAGAAGAATTTAGTTTTAAAAAAATTAATAGAAGATATATCTTATAAAAAGATTAAATTACATCACATTGATTATTCTAAATTAAATGTTATTCAAACAAAGTCAAGGTTAATGGGATTTGAAAATATACTCATTGATTTTGAAAAAATATTAGAAAAGGAAAATGCTCTTTCAAAAGAAAAGTCGATAAGATTCAATGTTTTAGATTTTTTTAGAATTGATGAAACCTTACATAGCCGATTATTAGGATTTTTTCTTGACAAAAATGCAAATCACGGACAAGGTGATTTATTTTTAAAAAAGTTTATTGAAAACTTAGGATACAATGATTACGATGAAGGGAAGTGGAATGTAACTGTTGAAAAGCAAAGAATTGATATTTTAATAGAACGTAACCATCCACATTCAGTAATCATTATTGAGAATAAATCAAATGATGCGATAGATCAAGAAAATCAAATTTACAGATATTGGCATAGAACAATTTATTGTAAGAATAAAGAAGAATGTGCTAATAACGATAAATACAAGATTATTTATTTGGTAGCTAATGATGCAAAACTACCTTCAGAAAACACTTTATTTAAACCAATTAATTTTCCTGATAATTTAGCAGCCGTTGTTCCTTTAAAGATAGAACGGTGGAATTTCAATAATGAGATAAAATGTTGGTTAGAAGATTGCTTAAACCTAATAGGGAAAGAAAATTATAGATTAAAAGAATATATAAAGCAATATATAGAATTTTGGAATTAA
- a CDS encoding 3'-5' exonuclease, with amino-acid sequence MKTFIALDFETANQHRSSVCSIGLVFVENGIVIDKYYELIKPIPNFYSHWNTNVHGLVYDDTVYSENFSEIWEDLSKRIKKMPLVAHNSMFDEGCLKAVLSVYDLPIHKNPFFCTYRKSKSMFPNLPNHKLNTVAAYLGFELENHHHALADAEACAHIALQVF; translated from the coding sequence ATGAAAACCTTTATAGCCTTAGATTTTGAAACTGCCAATCAACACCGAAGTAGCGTTTGTAGTATCGGATTAGTATTTGTAGAAAACGGCATCGTAATAGATAAATATTATGAATTAATAAAACCCATCCCTAATTTTTATAGTCATTGGAATACCAATGTACACGGTTTGGTTTATGATGATACTGTATATTCTGAAAATTTTTCGGAAATATGGGAAGATCTTTCAAAACGAATAAAAAAAATGCCGTTAGTGGCACATAATAGTATGTTTGATGAAGGTTGCCTGAAAGCGGTTTTGTCTGTGTATGATTTGCCTATTCATAAAAATCCATTTTTTTGTACCTATCGTAAATCTAAAAGTATGTTTCCAAATTTACCAAATCATAAACTTAATACCGTTGCAGCATATTTAGGTTTTGAGCTTGAAAATCACCATCACGCCTTGGCAGATGCCGAAGCATGTGCACATATTGCTTTACAGGTTTTTTAA
- a CDS encoding helix-turn-helix transcriptional regulator — translation MAIKDTIKRHLTIIKLLRKSSFSLKQILDYLIEETNLTGFDLQISERTFKRDREDIEEIWGIKIKHNRRENVYEITNDDDDLLTDRLIESLDMVSVLNRSRNVSKYIYLENRKSNGIMYFNDILYAIENQFVLEFTLNSYWSASSNRKCVPKAIKETHNRYYLIAWDLDKKEFRNFGLDRISNFKLTYQSAASPSIDIDQFYKHAFGIECYNDPEKVILKFQKSQQAYLESLPLHTSQTIINLNDGFIQVELFVHPTNELVMEIMKYGAICEVIQPQTLRNQVKEKVSEFYSIYF, via the coding sequence ATGGCCATAAAAGATACAATAAAACGACATTTAACTATTATAAAATTACTAAGGAAAAGTAGTTTTTCACTCAAACAGATATTAGATTATTTAATTGAAGAAACTAATTTGACTGGATTTGATCTGCAAATTAGTGAAAGAACTTTTAAACGTGACCGAGAAGATATTGAAGAGATTTGGGGAATAAAAATAAAGCATAATCGTAGAGAAAATGTTTATGAAATTACTAATGACGATGACGATTTATTAACTGATCGGTTAATAGAATCTTTAGACATGGTTTCTGTACTTAATAGATCACGAAACGTTTCAAAATACATTTATTTAGAAAACAGAAAGTCGAATGGAATCATGTATTTTAATGATATTTTGTATGCTATTGAAAATCAGTTCGTTTTAGAATTTACTTTGAATAGTTATTGGAGCGCAAGTTCAAATCGAAAATGTGTACCTAAAGCAATTAAAGAAACACATAATCGTTACTATTTAATCGCTTGGGATCTTGATAAAAAAGAATTCCGAAATTTTGGACTAGATCGTATCTCTAATTTCAAACTTACGTACCAATCCGCAGCATCTCCTTCTATCGATATCGATCAATTTTATAAGCATGCTTTTGGAATTGAATGTTACAACGATCCTGAAAAGGTGATTTTAAAGTTTCAAAAATCACAACAAGCGTATTTAGAATCTTTGCCTTTGCATACATCTCAAACTATTATTAATTTGAATGATGGTTTTATTCAAGTTGAATTATTTGTACACCCCACAAATGAATTAGTTATGGAAATTATGAAATACGGTGCTATTTGCGAAGTTATACAACCACAAACGTTACGTAATCAAGTGAAAGAAAAAGTTAGCGAGTTTTACAGTATTTATTTTTAA